A genome region from Methylobacterium sp. FF17 includes the following:
- a CDS encoding transketolase, with the protein MHSDPRLPYLSELERKALWLSTWMIHNANHVRPNPDGMKVGGHQASSASMATILTALYFAVLRPEDRVAVKPHASPVFHAIQYLAGQQTRAKLENFRGFGGAQSYPSRTKDSDDVDFSTGSVGLGVAQTLFGAMVRDYVRAHGWGLDRPEGRMVALVGDAEMDEGNIFEALMEGWKHGLRRTWWIIDYNRQSLDAVIREGLYTRFEEIFRSFGWDVVVLKYGSLMDAAFAEPGGPRLRDWIDTAPNQLYAALTFQGGAAWRRRLEADLADDAEALALIGRRSDADLAALMGNLGGHDLTNLVRAFEAADGDRPTVFIAYTVKGFGLPLAGHKDNHSGLLTPAQTGLLRDSMNVRAGHEWEPFEGLGRSPEDLRRFIEAAPFFREGPRLRDAPVLPVPADFPCPRQPLQSTQAGFGLILNELARSDAPIVERIVTTSPDVTVSTNLGGWVNRRGLFAREELRDLFKSERIPSTFTWDFSAKGQHIELGIAEMNLFLLLSGLGLSHSLFGERLIPIGTLYDPFISRGLDALNYACYQDARFILAATPSGVTLAPEGGAHQSIGTPLIGLAQDGLSSFEPAFVDELSVLMAHALDHVQVEGPGGGSVYFRLSTRSLAQPQRTMSPALSDAIVAGAYWLREPGPNAEVVVAYTGAVAPEAIEAVGLMAEDRRDIGLLAITSADRLHAGWTAAQRAREAGHPGARSHVEALLAGLPRHCGLVTVIDAHPATLGWLGAVAGHRTRALGVERFGQTGTVADLYRHYGIDARGIANAAHALAPERPIRLRAV; encoded by the coding sequence ATGCACAGCGATCCGCGCCTGCCCTACCTGTCCGAGCTGGAGCGCAAGGCGCTGTGGCTCTCGACCTGGATGATCCACAACGCCAATCACGTCAGGCCGAACCCGGACGGCATGAAGGTCGGCGGGCATCAGGCCTCTTCGGCCTCGATGGCGACGATCCTGACGGCACTCTACTTCGCCGTGCTGCGTCCGGAGGACCGGGTCGCGGTCAAGCCTCATGCCAGCCCCGTCTTCCACGCGATCCAGTACCTCGCCGGCCAGCAGACGCGCGCGAAGCTCGAGAATTTCCGAGGGTTCGGCGGCGCGCAATCCTACCCGTCGCGGACCAAGGACAGCGACGACGTGGATTTCTCCACGGGCTCGGTCGGCCTCGGCGTCGCCCAGACGCTGTTCGGCGCCATGGTGCGCGACTACGTCCGCGCCCACGGCTGGGGCCTCGACCGGCCGGAGGGGCGAATGGTGGCGCTGGTGGGCGACGCCGAGATGGACGAGGGCAACATCTTCGAGGCGCTGATGGAGGGCTGGAAGCACGGCCTGCGCCGGACCTGGTGGATCATCGACTACAACCGCCAGAGCCTGGACGCAGTCATCCGGGAGGGTCTCTACACCCGCTTCGAGGAGATCTTCCGCTCCTTCGGCTGGGATGTCGTCGTCCTGAAATACGGAAGCCTCATGGACGCCGCCTTCGCGGAGCCCGGCGGCCCGCGTCTGCGGGACTGGATCGACACCGCCCCCAACCAGCTCTACGCGGCCCTGACCTTCCAGGGCGGCGCGGCTTGGCGCCGGCGGTTGGAGGCCGACCTCGCCGACGATGCGGAGGCGCTGGCGCTGATCGGCCGCCGGTCCGACGCCGACCTCGCGGCCCTGATGGGCAACCTCGGCGGCCACGACCTCACGAACCTGGTCCGCGCCTTTGAGGCGGCCGACGGCGACCGGCCCACCGTGTTCATCGCCTACACCGTGAAGGGCTTCGGACTGCCGCTCGCCGGCCACAAGGACAACCATTCCGGCCTGCTGACACCGGCCCAGACGGGCCTCTTGCGCGACAGCATGAACGTGAGGGCGGGCCACGAATGGGAGCCCTTCGAGGGGCTCGGGCGCTCGCCCGAGGACCTGCGGCGTTTCATCGAGGCTGCGCCGTTCTTCCGGGAGGGGCCGCGCCTGCGCGATGCGCCCGTATTGCCGGTGCCGGCGGACTTCCCCTGCCCGCGCCAGCCGCTGCAATCGACGCAGGCGGGGTTCGGGCTGATCCTGAACGAACTGGCTCGCTCCGATGCGCCGATCGTGGAGCGCATCGTCACGACGTCGCCGGACGTCACGGTCTCGACCAACCTCGGCGGCTGGGTGAACCGGCGCGGCCTGTTCGCCCGCGAGGAACTGCGCGACCTGTTCAAGTCCGAGCGCATCCCCTCGACCTTCACTTGGGATTTCTCGGCCAAGGGCCAGCACATCGAACTCGGCATCGCCGAGATGAATCTCTTCCTCCTGCTCTCCGGGCTCGGGTTGTCGCACAGCCTGTTCGGCGAGCGCCTGATCCCGATCGGTACGCTCTACGACCCGTTCATCAGCCGTGGGCTCGATGCGCTGAACTACGCCTGCTACCAGGATGCGCGCTTCATCCTCGCCGCGACCCCGTCGGGCGTGACCCTGGCGCCGGAGGGCGGCGCGCACCAATCGATCGGTACGCCGCTGATCGGGCTTGCCCAGGACGGCCTGTCGAGCTTCGAGCCGGCCTTCGTGGACGAGTTGTCCGTGCTGATGGCGCATGCCCTCGACCATGTGCAGGTCGAGGGGCCGGGGGGCGGTTCGGTCTATTTCCGCCTGTCGACGCGAAGCCTCGCCCAGCCGCAGCGCACGATGTCGCCGGCCCTGTCCGACGCCATCGTGGCGGGCGCCTACTGGCTGCGCGAACCCGGACCGAACGCCGAGGTCGTCGTTGCCTATACGGGTGCGGTGGCGCCCGAGGCCATCGAGGCCGTGGGGCTGATGGCGGAGGACCGGCGCGATATCGGGCTCCTCGCCATCACGTCGGCCGACCGCCTGCATGCCGGCTGGACGGCCGCGCAGCGCGCCCGCGAGGCGGGGCATCCGGGGGCCCGCAGCCATGTCGAGGCCCTCCTCGCGGGCCTGCCGCGGCATTGCGGGCTGGTGACCGTGATCGACGCGCATCCGGCGACCCTGGGCTGGCTCGGCGCGGTCGCGGGCCACCGCACCCGCGCGCTCGGCGTCGAACGCTTCGGACAGACCGGCACGGTCGCCGACCTCTACCGACACTACGGAATCGACGCACGTGGGATCGCCAACGCAGCCCACGCGCTGGCGCCCGAACGCCCGATCCGTCTGCGAGCCGTGTGA